Genomic window (Arcobacter aquimarinus):
ATGAATATAAACTCCTATCATTGATAGACTATCTATTTTAAACTCAGAATTTTTTGGAGTTTTTGCATAAATTTGCGAATCCATTTTTACAAAAGAGTAATAGTTTCTAATTGTATATTTCACAAAAATATCATAATAAGCAATACTCAATAAAGATATCAAAAGTACAAAAAACACTATATTACTTTTAAGTATTCTTGATAATAAAAAACTTATAAAAAAACAAAAAGAGATAAATGATAAATTTGCAGGAATAAATAAAAAACTCTCAGGAACGACTAATTCAAAACTTGGCATCTAAACTCTTAGTTTAATAAATAAGGCAAATCTCTTTTTAGAGATTCTAATAAATCTTTATTCAAGAAAAACTCTGAATATTTTGTGTTTTGATTTTTATAACAATGAGCACAAATATATCTATTTCTTTTTATAATTTCTACACCTTTTTCTAAAAACTCTTGTAAAGAAGAATCACTATGAAAATATTCATACATTTTTTCTAAATTATTAGAAATATCACTATCTTTTATAAAAACAATACTCTCTTCCATAAACTCTATGACATTTAATTCTTTTGATTTGATATTTAAAAATGCTGCCTTTACATCTTCAAATCTTATATCAAATTTAGCACCTGCTAAAAGTAACTCTTTTAGATTTTTCAAGTCATTATTTTGAAAATAATACTGTAATAAAAGATTTAAATAATGTTTTTTTACATCTGTTGGATAATTTTTCAAAACTTGGAAAACTTCATTTGAATTATTTATTTTTCCATTTTCAATTAGTGTATTGTGTAATACACCTATTTCTCCAATAATCTCATGTAATCTATCACTCATGAAATTCCTTTGTTAAATTTGTTGTATTCTATCCAAAATAGTTTTTAATATTATTATGAAATTATGTTATGATATTATAAAAAAGTAAATTTACTTAATTTTGAGAAACATAATGAAAAAAACTCTATTAAAATTTTTAATATTATGCACTATTTTATGTCAATCTATTTTAGCCAATACTCAAAAAGTAACCCTACAACTAGAATGGAAACATCAGTTTGAATTTGCTGGTTTTTATACTGCTATTGAAAAAGGTTATTATGAAGACATTGGTATTGACCTTGAAATCAAAGAGTTTCATGATGGCATTAACATTTCTCAAGACGTCTTAAATGGCAAATCTACTTTTGGTATCTCTTCTTCTGCTTTAATTTTAGAAAGGCTCAACAACAAACCTATTGTTTTAATCGCTTCTTATTTCAAGCAAAATGCTCTTGCTTTAGTTACCAAACCTGAAATTAAATCTCCAAATGATTTAAAAAACAAAAAAATTATGGCTTTAGATTGGGAAATGGGTCATACTAGTTTAGGAGTTATGTTAAAAGATTTTGGCATTAACAAGAACGATTATGATTTAGTTTTACACGATTATCAAATTGAAAAGTTCATAAATGGAGAAGTTGATGCTATGAGCATATTTACTACTTCTCAACCTTACGAGCTAGACAAGCTTGGAGTTAATTACAATATTTTAAATCCTGCTAATTTTGGAATATACTCTTATGATGTTGAGTTATTTACAAGCGAGGACACAATAAACAAACATCCAAAGATGGTAGAGGATTTTGTAAATGCTACAAATAAAGGTTGGGAGTATGCCTTTAACAATAAAGAAGAGATAGTAGATTTAATATATAACAAATATTCAAAAAGAAAAACAAAAGAAGCTTTATTATATGAAGCAAATCAAACAGAGCAGATATTCAAAACAAACATATTTAAAATAGGAGCAATAGCTCCTGAGTTAATAAAACTAAATGCTGACATGTATACAAATCTTGGTTTAGTTGACAAAAACTTAAAAATTACTGATTTATTGAATGGGTATTATCAAAAAAAGGGTTATCATTCTATAGTTGAATTAAATAAAAATGAAAAAGAGTATCTAAAAAACAATCCAAAAATAAAAGTTCACAATGAATCAAATTGGCCACCATACAACTACAATACAAATCAAACACCAAAGGGTTTTTCTATTGATTATATGAATCTTTTAGCCTCAAAACTTGGAATACAAGTAGAATATATTTCAGGTTTTAGCTGGGATGAGTATATAGAAAAACTAAAAAACAATGAAATTGATGTGATGTTAAATATTGCTAAAACACCTCAAAGGGAAGAATTCTTTAATTTTACAACAAATTATACAAAATCAATAGATACAGTTTTTACAAAAAAAAATTCAAATCTTAAAAATTTAGATGATTTTGATGGAAAAACAGTAGCTGTAATAAAAGCTTTTTATGAAGAAGAATTATTAAAAAAATACTATCCTAACATAAAACTATTGGTTGCTGAAGATAGTATTGAAGCTTTAAAAAAAGTAGCATTTGATGAAGCAGATGGAGCTATTGATAATTTTGCTGTTGGAAGTTATTATATTCAAAACAATTTAATTTCAAATCTAAAACCAGCTTTTGAGATAAAAGATAAAAGATTCAATTTAGAGATGCATTTAGCAACAAATAAAAACAATGAAATTTTAAGGGATATCCTAGAAAAAGCAAAAGCAAAGGTAACAGAAGAAGAACTATTTAAGCTAAAAAAGAAATGGATGGATGAAAAGGTTTACCTAAATAGTTCGAACATCTATCTAACACAGATAGAACAAAGCTATTTAAATAATAAAAAAGAGATTACTATGTGCGTTGACCCAGACTGGGAGCCTTTTGAAAAAATAAATGAAAATAAAGAACATGAAGGAATTGCTGCTGATTTAATCGCTATTATTTCAAAAAAACTAAATATTGATATAAAACTTATCCCTACAAAAACTTGGGAAGAGAGTCTTGAATTCTCAAAAAATAAAAAATGTGATATTTTAAGTTTTTTAAATGAAACTCCAAAAAGAAAAAAATGGTTAAATTTCACTAATACTATCTTTAAAGATCCAAATGTAATAGTAGGAAGAATAGAAACAAATGAAATAAAAGATTTATCAAAAGTAAAAGCCTCTATAGCTTTACCAAAAGGTACAGCTATGTATGAAAGATTTGAAAAAGATTTTCCAAATATGATGATAATTCCTGTAAATTCTGAAGAAGAAGCTTTTACTTTAGTTGAACAAAAAAAAGCTGATTTAACACTTCGTTCTTTGATTATCACAGCTTACACCATAAAAGAACAAGGTCTATTTAATCTAAAAATTTTACATCAACCCAAAAATTATGAAAATTTTTTGAGAATTGGTGTTATAAAAGATGAAGAAATTTTAGTTGAAATATTAAATAAAGCAATTGAGCAAATAACTTCGAATGAAATCCAAACTATTGTAAATAAATGGGTATCAATAAAATATCAAGAGGCTGCTGATTATACATATTTTTGGGTATTTTTTGTTCTAACTTCTATATTGATTTTTTTCTTTTTATATAGACAATATTTACTTAAACACTCAAACAATCATCTTCAAAAAGAAGTTATAAAAAGAACTAGACAACTGGAAAGTTCAAATCAAAGTTTAAAACGAAAAAGAGATGAATTACATAACTTAAATAAAAATCTTGAACTTAAAATCAAAGAAGAAGTTGAAAAGAATAGATTGATTCAAGAA
Coding sequences:
- a CDS encoding ABC transporter substrate-binding protein; the encoded protein is MKKTLLKFLILCTILCQSILANTQKVTLQLEWKHQFEFAGFYTAIEKGYYEDIGIDLEIKEFHDGINISQDVLNGKSTFGISSSALILERLNNKPIVLIASYFKQNALALVTKPEIKSPNDLKNKKIMALDWEMGHTSLGVMLKDFGINKNDYDLVLHDYQIEKFINGEVDAMSIFTTSQPYELDKLGVNYNILNPANFGIYSYDVELFTSEDTINKHPKMVEDFVNATNKGWEYAFNNKEEIVDLIYNKYSKRKTKEALLYEANQTEQIFKTNIFKIGAIAPELIKLNADMYTNLGLVDKNLKITDLLNGYYQKKGYHSIVELNKNEKEYLKNNPKIKVHNESNWPPYNYNTNQTPKGFSIDYMNLLASKLGIQVEYISGFSWDEYIEKLKNNEIDVMLNIAKTPQREEFFNFTTNYTKSIDTVFTKKNSNLKNLDDFDGKTVAVIKAFYEEELLKKYYPNIKLLVAEDSIEALKKVAFDEADGAIDNFAVGSYYIQNNLISNLKPAFEIKDKRFNLEMHLATNKNNEILRDILEKAKAKVTEEELFKLKKKWMDEKVYLNSSNIYLTQIEQSYLNNKKEITMCVDPDWEPFEKINENKEHEGIAADLIAIISKKLNIDIKLIPTKTWEESLEFSKNKKCDILSFLNETPKRKKWLNFTNTIFKDPNVIVGRIETNEIKDLSKVKASIALPKGTAMYERFEKDFPNMMIIPVNSEEEAFTLVEQKKADLTLRSLIITAYTIKEQGLFNLKILHQPKNYENFLRIGVIKDEEILVEILNKAIEQITSNEIQTIVNKWVSIKYQEAADYTYFWVFFVLTSILIFFFLYRQYLLKHSNNHLQKEVIKRTRQLESSNQSLKRKRDELHNLNKNLELKIKEEVEKNRLIQEKLFKTDKLASMGEMISNIAHQWRQPLSVISTLATGVKLQKEFDTLSDKELILNMDLINKNAQYLSETINDFKNFIKGDRNLQNYNLSSTITNFIHLIESSIKNSNIRMILDLDDDIFIDGYPNELIQCFINIFNNSKDAYEETNQENPLFFIKTQKQNNQVIIKIKDNAQGIPQNIISKIYEPYFTTKHKSQGTGLGLHMTYKLITDGINGKIDAKNVSFEFENQTEIGVEFKIVIDL